One window of the Trifolium pratense cultivar HEN17-A07 linkage group LG2, ARS_RC_1.1, whole genome shotgun sequence genome contains the following:
- the LOC123910119 gene encoding uncharacterized protein LOC123910119: MSKYGDLRVQVSTTLISLGAEFRKLLVIGEQANAPAADQNLSAHMRSSRSILRRDSQLVHVSVKHFTKSLQCHMAKPDGAFYGIAPQGNCLTVIFQVFIAGTHQTDKSISYRCRLPELDTGTS, translated from the coding sequence ATGAGTAAGTATGGGGATTTGAGGGTTCAGGTTTCAACCACGTTGATCAGCCTTGGAGCTGAGTTTCGAAAGCTGTTGGTGATCGGAGAACAAGCAAATGCTCCAGCAGCAGATCAAAATCTCAGTGCTCATATGCGGTCCTCAAGGTCGATTTTGAGAAGAGATTCTCAATTGGTGCATGTCAGCGTTAAGCACTTCACCAAAAGTCTGCAGTGTCACATGGCTAAACCGGACGGTGCTTTCTATGGTATTGCTCCTCAGGGAAATTGTTTGACGGTTATATTCCAAGTTTTCATCGCCGGCACCCATCAGACTGATAAATCAATCAGCTATCGTTGCAGGCTTCCTGAACTTGACACTGGTACTAGTTGA
- the LOC123905687 gene encoding pentatricopeptide repeat-containing protein At1g73710-like, which produces MSCADKFSVSSSSSLSSSSKFVSTIFTKPHLGHFPPLNPRWIFPPLTCFRSKTQPLPTKLSSFTNNNKMNKYDLNFILKSLELSNDVEQTLDSLFYDYEHIIISSSKITVILREQRNWERVVRVFKWFKSQEGYFHNVIHYNVVLRALGRAHKWGLLRLCWIDMAKNNVLPKNTTYSMLVDCYGKARRTKEALLWIKHMRMRGLFIDEITMSTVVKVLKDVGEFDRADRFYKNWCSGKVDLDDLDFDSDSRSSLVPIGFKPGELFKIGGGIRDSNSMLSMYIENAGPQKPRNTTTYNTLIDLYGKAGRLKDAAEVFDDMMKSGVAVDIFTFNTMIFISGGRGNLLEVESLLVKMEEKGISPDTGTYNILLSLYANAGNIDAALSCYRMIREDGLFPDAVTYRALLGVLCTENMVQAVEAVIDDMEKSSVSVDEHSLHNIVKMYVNEGDLDKVNDLLQKFMTNNGKYLRNNVKQLEESIKTN; this is translated from the coding sequence ATGTCATGTGCAGATAAATTTTCTGtaagttcttcttcttctctatcATCTTCTTCAAAATTTGTTTCTACCATTTTCACAAAACCTCATTTGGGTCATTTTCCACCGCTTAATCCAAGATGGATTTTTCCCCCTCTTACTTGTTTCCGTTCAAAGACTCAACCTTTACCCACTAAACTTTCTTCCTTtactaacaacaacaaaatgaacaaatatgatttaaatttcattttaaagtCTTTGGAATTGTCTAATGATGTTGAACAAACCCTTGATTCGTTGTTTTATGATTATGagcatattattattagttcaTCAAAAATCACTGTTATTCTTCGAGAACAGCGAAATTGGGAACGCGTTGTTAGGGTTTTTAAGTGGTTTAAATCTCAAGAAGGTTATTTTCATAAtgtaattcattataatgttgTGCTTAGGGCTCTTGGTAGAGCTCATAAATGGGGCTTATTGAGGCTTTGTTGGATTGATATGGCGAAAAATAATGTTTTGCCAAAGAACACTACTTATAGCATGCTTGTTGATTGTTATGGTAAAGCGCGTCGTACAAAAGAGGCTCTTTTGTGGATTAAGCATATGAGGATGAGAGGATTATTCATTGATGAGATTACTATGAGTACTGTTGTTAAGGTTTTGAAAGATGTTGGTGAGTTTGATAGAGCTGATAGGTTTTATAAGAATTGGTGTAGTGGGAAGGTTGACTTGGATGATCTTGATTTTGATTCCGATTCGAGATCATCATTGGTACCTATTGGTTTCAAGCCTGGGGAGCTGTTTAAGATAGGTGGAGGTATTCGGGATTCAAATTCTATGTTGTCGATGTATATAGAGAATGCTGGTCCTCAGAAACCTCGAAATACTACCACTTACAATACCCTCATAGATTTGTATGGCAAGGCTGGACGACTAAAAGATGCTGCTGAAGTCTTTGATGATATGATGAAATCTGGAGTTGCAGTcgatattttcacttttaataCTATGATCTTTATTAGTGGAGGTCGTGGCAATTTGTTGGAAGTTGAATCTTTGCTTGTTAAAATGGAAGAGAAGGGTATATCCCCTGATACCGGTACTTATAACATTTTGTTGTCTTTGTATGCTAATGCGGGGAATATCGATGCTGCTCTTTCTTGTTATAGAATGATTAGAGAGGATGGGCTCTTCCCAGATGCTGTAACTTATAGAGCTCTTCTTGGTGTGTTATGCACGGAAAATATGGTTCAGGCAGTGGAAGCTGTGATTGATGACATGGAGAAATCTTCTGTTTCTGTTGATGAGCATTCTCTTCACAATATTGTGAAGATGTATGTTAATGAAGGAGATCTTGATAAAGTAAATGACTTGCTTCAAAAGTTTATGACAAATAATGGAAAGTACCTTAGGAATAATGTAAAGCAGTTAGAAGAGTCGATAAAAACAAATTAG
- the LOC123905688 gene encoding lamin-like protein, translating into MENSRVMLMMSVVVFGMLSLWPMVVMGKPVLHKVGGPKGWNQNVNYTTWSSQEHIYVGDWLIFKFDKRYYNVLEVNKTSYENCIDITFIKNVTRGGRDVVQLTEAKTYYFLSAGGYCFHGMKVAVNVQDQSPAPSPSLSDTAQSSGGSILPSMYTCFGIIIANVFYVSLVSMGIW; encoded by the exons ATGGAAAATTCAAGAGTGATGTTGATGATGAGTGTGGTGGTTTTTGGAATGTTGTCACTGTGGCCAATGGTGGTGATGGGAAAACCAGTGCTTCATAAGGTTGGAGGACCCAAAGGTTGGAATCAAAATGTCAATTATACTACATGGTCTTCTCAAGAGCATATATATGTTGGTGATTGGCTAA TTTTTAAGTTTGACAAAAGATACTACAATGTCTTGGAAGTGAACAAGACAAGCTATGAGAATTGCATAGACATCACCTTCATAAAAAACGTGACGCGAGGAGGTCGTGACGTGGTTCAATTGACAGAAGCAAAGACATACTACTTTCTCTCTGCTGGAGGTTATTGTTTTCATGGAATGAAAGTTGCCGTGAACGTTCAAGACCAATCACCTGCACCATCTCCATCTCTTTCCGATACGGCGCAATCCAGTGGTGGTTCTATTTTGCCATCTATGTACACATGCTTTGGAATTATTATTGCTAATGTGTTTTATGTGAGTTTGGTTTCAATGGGGATTTGGTAA
- the LOC123905689 gene encoding uncharacterized protein LOC123905689, translating to MASSLHCSVSLPSSLPKFSIFNNKFFSFNPPNPNSIQSSSPSLSTIKSSSSSSSSSSPSSMSSISLDDTAMSIDNLRSFFNLNIGKWNGSFYQFDAGGNLLQQVSTKLSVSSYGEDELMSLIQSLYIKQASSNTSVSGDDNDVEWAEYKIKETNMFTVDKYQQIGFFPSEKAFALRYQTAGMLDNVLRQGVLGEDDTGEESPRNLKLPSRRPSIVCENCLYSLQRDKRARAFHILEPRGTVDMLIIFLEERSEGPHPLLDSSKDTKNRITPFLGKWKGHSVTKRSGVYGATIAEADTVVLHEMNDNGQLIQNVSSTSNGANDGANVTTNVHWTGTISDNLVTFDGGYQMILLPGGMYLGCPVDVSKIVEQSKSFHLEFCWLETPDKRQRLVRTYDVEGLVVSSTYFLETKL from the exons ATGGCTTCTTCACTTCATTGCTCTGTTTCACTTCCTTCTTCACTTCCAAAATTCTCAATCTTCAACAATAAATTCTTCTCATTCAACCCACCAAACCCTAATTCCATTCAATCATCATCACCATCCCTCTCTACAATcaaatcttcatcatcttcttcttcttcttcttcaccatcCTCTATGTCCTCAATATCACTTGATGATACTGCTATGAGCATTGATAACTTACGAAGTTTCTTCAACCTCAACATTGGAAAATGGAACGGTTCTTTCTAT cAATTTGATGCTGGTGGGAATTTGTTGCAACAAGTGAGTACTAAGCTTTCTGTTAGCTCTTATGGTGAAGATGAACTTATGAGTCTCATTCAATC GTTGTATATTaaacaagcttcatcaaacacTTCGGTTTCGGGAGACGACAATGATGTGGAATGGGCAGAGTACAAAATTAAGGAAACCAATATGTTTACTGTTGACAAATACCAACAA ATAGGATTTTTCCCATCCGAGAAAGCATTTGCATTGAGGTACCAAACAGCCGGTATGTTGGACAATGTATTAAGGCAAGGGGTCCTTGGAGAAGATGACACTGGTGAAGAATCACCTAG AAATCTCAAACTTCCCTCTCGCCGACCTTCTATTGTATGTGAGAATTGCCTGTACTCTCTACAGAGAGATAAGCGAGCAAGAGCCTTTCACATTTTGGAGCCAAGGGGCACTGTTGATATGCTTATCATCTTCCTAGAGGAAAGAAGTGAGGGGCCTCATCCTCTACTTGACAGTTCTAAG GACACGAAGAATAGGATTACACCCTTTCTTGGTAAATGGAAAGGTCATTCCGTTACAAAACGAAGTGGTGTCTATGGAGCTACAATTGCTGAAGCTGATACAGTTGTGTTGCATGAGATGAATGACAATGGCCAACTTATTCAG AATGTTAGTTCTACATCTAATGGAGCAAATGATGGAGCAAATGTTACTACCAATGTGCATTGGACCGGCACAATATCGGACAATTTAGTCACATTTGATGGTGGTTATCAGATGATACTATTACCAGGTGGCATGTACTTGGGATGTCCTGTTGATGTTTCAAAAATTGTAGAACAATCAAAATCTTTCCATTTAGAGTTCTGTTGGTTGGAGACACCTGACAAGAGGCAAAGATTGGTTCGCACGTACGATGTCGAAGGCTTAGTTGTCTCATCTACTTATTTTTTGGAAACTAAATTGTGA
- the LOC123905690 gene encoding uncharacterized protein LOC123905690, protein MIEKVDSKFELDKTEEDNLGKHNNVTTVETVSISEQKVVMKVEPDEDVEVNIIGNSGLKGVEDSCVDVIEIESSSSSSFDGTGSDTELSDSNDDVETRKRDEWRKYVRKRKVTDHWRKFILPIMLRCKWVELKLRKLNAKARKYEKEIAAYDQQKLLDFLKFAVDDFDVKSVPRSEGIQRHKVMRRQKRKRAEECDPSLYMSNHRLFSYYENKNRDNVGPVEDLPSDVVSDVDCADNVWEFKVNMWSSVDHLNDADKSVIDNIENIEELLSKVEKLKTQIDTVMNENPGSFAGYK, encoded by the exons ATGATTGAAAAAGTTGACTCAAAATTTGAACTTGATAAGACAGAAGAAGATAACCTAGGAAAACACAACAATGTAACAACTGTTGAAACTGTTTCAATTTCAGAACAAAAAGTGGTTATGAAGGTTGAACCTGATGAGGATGTTGAAGTTAATATAATTGGGAATTCTGGTTTGAAAGGTGTGGAAGATAGTTGTGTtgatgttattgagattgagaGTTCAAGTTCTAGTTCTTTTGATGGTACAGGATCTGATACTGAGCTCAGTGATTCCAATGATGATGTTGAAACGCGGAAGCGTGATGAGTGGCGTAAGTATGTGAG AAAGAGAAAAGTGACTGATCATTGGAGGAAGTTCATCCTTCCTATAATGCTGCGCTGTAAATGGGTAGAGCTGAAACTGAGGAAACTTAACGCTAAAGCACGGAAATATGAAAAAGAGATTGCGGCATATGATCAACAAAAACTGCTTGATTTTTTGAAGTTTGCAGTAGATGATTTTGATGTCAAGTCAGTACCTAGATCTGAAGGAATTCAAAGGCATAAAGTCATGAGGAGACAGAAAAGGAAGAGAGCTGAAGAATGTGATCCATCATTGTATATGTCAAACCATCGTTTATTCTCTTACTATG AGAATAAAAACCGAGATAATGTTGGTCCCGTGGAAGATCTTCCCAGTGATGTTGTGA GTGATGTTGATTGTGCTGATAATGTTTGGGAGTTCAAGGTGAATATGTGGTCTTCTGTGGATCATCTTAATGATGCTGATAAGTCCGTAATTGACAACATTGAAAATATTGAAGAATTGTTGTCAAAAGTTGAGAAATTGAAAACTCAGATTGATACTGTGATGAATGAAAATCCAG GTAGTTTTGCCGGTTACAAGTAG
- the LOC123910135 gene encoding uncharacterized protein LOC123910135, with protein sequence MIQRGVSLSIFPKIMRAKTSKDAWTILQQEFEGDSKVRTVKLQSLKRDYENERMKENESLNEYFNGLSELVNQMKSHGDKIDDRRIVDKILISLTEKFDPMVTVIEETKDLSTMSVQGLMGSLRSYEQRLLRRSEKSVESAFQSKLNIQPNNGENKPPTQNRGESSRDGRFGRGRGRGRNSRGRGRGANGGRWHEGASNKWCNICKSNTHAEKDCWNKGKSQCHNCKRFGHIQKDCRFGNHQHASFAEGENDEEYTCLFNGYINSLSTL encoded by the exons ATGATTCAAAGAGGAGTCTCTCTATCCATTTTCCCAAAGATTATGAGAGCAAAAACATCAAAGGATGCATGGACTATTCTACAACAAGAGTTTGAAGGAGACTCAAAGGTGAGAACTGTGAAACTTCAATCTCTTAAGAGAGactatgaaaatgaaagaatgaaGGAGAATGAGAGTTTGAATGAATACTTCAACGGACTCTCTGAATTGGTGAATCAAATGAAGTCACATGGAGATAAAATAGATGATCGCAGAATTGTTGATAAAATTCTGATTAGTTTGACAGAAAAATTTGATCCTATGGTGACTGTTATTGAAGAAACTAAGGACCTATCAACTATGTCTGTTCAAGGGTTGATGGGGTCTTTGAGATCTTATGAGCAAAGGTTGTTACGACGTTCAGAAAAATCAGTTGAGAGTGCCTTTCAATCTAAACTCAACATTCAGCCCAACAATGGTGAAAATAAGCCTCCAACACAAAATAGAGGTGAGTCTTCTAGAGATGGCAGATTCGGAAGAGGCCGAGGTAGAGGCAGAAACTCACGAGGTAGAGGAAGAGGCGCGAATGGTGGAAGATGGCATGAAGGAGCATCAAATAAATGGTGCAACATTTGTAAAAGTAACACTCATGCAGAGAAagattgttggaacaagggCAAATCACAATGTCACAATTGCAAGAGATTCGGGCACATTCAAAAAGATTGTCGTTTTGGCAATCATCAGCATGCTTCATTTGCAGAAGGAGAAAATGATGAAG AATATACTTGTCTTTTCAATGGCTATATCAATTCTTTAAGCACATTGTGA
- the LOC123905692 gene encoding purple acid phosphatase 23 isoform X2 codes for MSMYVNVTCTHVTKHQQHDCFKFKSCQYISFLSYLQHHRNPKTFHSFRFSLYHYRIQFNTMKIHNFCISLTITLVMMTNINNIVVSKSTHIPTTLDGPFKPVTRRFDSSLRRGSDDLPMTHPRLRMNVTANFPEQIALAVNSPTSMWVSWVTGNAQIGLNVTPLDPASIGSEVWYGKKSGKYTSVGKGDSLIYSQLYPFEGLLNYTSGIIHHVKLEGLEPGTRYYYKCGDSSIPAMSQENSFETFPTPSSKNYPTRIAFIGDLGLTTNSTTTIDHLIHNDPSMILMVGDLTYANQYLTTGGKGASCFSCAFPNAPIRETYQPRWDGWGRFMEPLTSKIPMMVIEGNHEIEPQADGITFKSYLTRFAVPAEESGSKSNFYYSFDVGGIHFIMLGAYIDYNSTGAQFAWLKQDLQSVDRSVTPWLVATMHPPWYNSYSSHYQEFECMRLEMEALLYQYKVDIVFNGHVHAYERMNRVYNYTLDPCGPVYITVGDGGNIEKVDVDHADEPGKCPSPGDNIPEFGGVCHSNFSSGPAKGKFCWNKQPEWSAFRESSFGHGILEVVNSTYALWTWHRNQDSYKENAVGDQIYIVRQPELCFNESKSQNSQKSLPHSAAPSHISQDFSIIISQFFGVLFIYGLHFQVNQ; via the exons ATGTCTATGTATGTCAATGTTACATGTACACATGTCACCAAACACCAACAGCATGATTGCTTCAAATTCAAGTCTTGCCAGTACATATCATTTTTATCTTATCTCCAACATCATCGAAATCCAAAAACATTTCATTCATTTAGATTCAGTTTGTATCATTACAGGATCCAATTCAACACAATGAAAATACACAACTTTTGCATATCACTAACAATAACTTTggtgatgatgacaaacatcaacaacataGTAGTGAGTAAGAGTACTCACATTCCAACCACCCTTGATGGGCCATTTAAACCGGTGACTCGCCGGTTCGACTCGTCACTGCGAAGAGGTAGTGATGACTTGCCTATGACTCATCCTAGGCTCAGAATGAATGTCACTGCAAATTTCCCTGAACAGATTGCTCTTGCTGTTAACTCACCAACTTCTATGTGGGTTTCTTGGGTTACTG GGAATGCACAGATTGGTCTGAATGTGACCCCACTTGATCCTGCATCTATTGGAAGTGAGGTGTGGTATGGGAAAAAGAGTGGAAAATACACAAGTGTAGGCAAAGGTGATTCACTTATTTATTCCCAGTTGTATCCCTTTGAAGGGCTTTTGAATTACACCTCTGGTATTATTCACCATGTCAAACTTGAAG GTCTTGAACCTGGAACTAGATATTACTATAAATGTGGTGATAGTTCAATTCCAGCCATGAGCCAAGAGAATTCTTTTGAGACATTTCCAACACCTAGTTCAAAGAATTATCCTACTAGAATAGCATTTATTGGAGATTTGGGCCTCACAACTAATTCTACAACAACTATTGATCATCTAATTCACAATGATCCTTCAATGATTCTAATGGTTGGAGATTTAACATATGCAAATCAGTATCTTACAACTGGTGGAAAGGGAGCTTCATGTTTTTCGTGCGCATTTCCGAATGCACCGATTAGAGAGACCTATCAACCTCGATGGGATGGTTGGGGAAG GTTTATGGAGCCTTTGACTTCAAAAATTCCAATGATGGTTATCGAAGGGAATCATGAGATTGAACCTCAAGCTGATGGTATCACATTCAAATCATACTTGACAAGATTTGCAGTTCCTGCTGAAGAAAGTGGCTCTAAAAGTAACTTCTACTACTCTTTTGATGTTGGTGGCATACACTTTATCATGCTGGGAGCATATATTGATTACAATAGTACTG GTGCACAATTTGCTTGGTTGAAGCAAGATTTGCAAAGTGTAGACCGTAGCGTAACCCCTTGGTTAGTTGCTACAATGCATCCTCCTTGGTATAACAGCTATTCTTCACACTATCAAGAATTTGAGTGCATGAGATTGGAAATGGAAGCACTTCTATATCAATACAAAGTTGACATTGTTTTCAACGGTCAT GTTCATGCATACGAGAGGATGAATAGAGTTTATAACTACACATTAGATCCTTGTGGACCTGTTTACATAACTGTTGGAGATGGTGGAAATATTGAGAAAGTAGATGTTGATCATGCAGATGAACCTGGAAAGTGTCCTTCACCTGGAGATAACATACCAGAATTCGGAGGTGTTTGTCATTCAAATTTTTCCTCTGGTCCTGCCAAAGGAAAATTCTGTTGGAACAAACAACCTGAGTGGAGTGCTTTTAGAGAAAGTAGTTTTGGACATGGAATACTTGAG GTTGTGAATTCTACATATGCCTTATGGACATGGCATCGAAATCAAGATAGTTACAAAGAAAATGCAGTTGGTGATCAAATATACATAGTGAGGCAACCTGAATTGTGCTTCAATGAATCAAAA TCACAAAACTCCCAAAAATCACTTCCACACTCTGCTGCTCCAAGTCACATATCACAG GATTTCTCTATCATCATATCACAATTCTTTGGAGTTCTCTTTATTTATGGTTTACATTTTCAGGTAAATCAGTGA
- the LOC123905692 gene encoding purple acid phosphatase 23 isoform X1 translates to MKIHNFCISLTITLVMMTNINNIVVSKSTHIPTTLDGPFKPVTRRFDSSLRRGSDDLPMTHPRLRMNVTANFPEQIALAVNSPTSMWVSWVTGNAQIGLNVTPLDPASIGSEVWYGKKSGKYTSVGKGDSLIYSQLYPFEGLLNYTSGIIHHVKLEGLEPGTRYYYKCGDSSIPAMSQENSFETFPTPSSKNYPTRIAFIGDLGLTTNSTTTIDHLIHNDPSMILMVGDLTYANQYLTTGGKGASCFSCAFPNAPIRETYQPRWDGWGRFMEPLTSKIPMMVIEGNHEIEPQADGITFKSYLTRFAVPAEESGSKSNFYYSFDVGGIHFIMLGAYIDYNSTGAQFAWLKQDLQSVDRSVTPWLVATMHPPWYNSYSSHYQEFECMRLEMEALLYQYKVDIVFNGHVHAYERMNRVYNYTLDPCGPVYITVGDGGNIEKVDVDHADEPGKCPSPGDNIPEFGGVCHSNFSSGPAKGKFCWNKQPEWSAFRESSFGHGILEVVNSTYALWTWHRNQDSYKENAVGDQIYIVRQPELCFNESKSQNSQKSLPHSAAPSHISQDFSIIISQFFGVLFIYGLHFQVFPSCFFN, encoded by the exons ATGAAAATACACAACTTTTGCATATCACTAACAATAACTTTggtgatgatgacaaacatcaacaacataGTAGTGAGTAAGAGTACTCACATTCCAACCACCCTTGATGGGCCATTTAAACCGGTGACTCGCCGGTTCGACTCGTCACTGCGAAGAGGTAGTGATGACTTGCCTATGACTCATCCTAGGCTCAGAATGAATGTCACTGCAAATTTCCCTGAACAGATTGCTCTTGCTGTTAACTCACCAACTTCTATGTGGGTTTCTTGGGTTACTG GGAATGCACAGATTGGTCTGAATGTGACCCCACTTGATCCTGCATCTATTGGAAGTGAGGTGTGGTATGGGAAAAAGAGTGGAAAATACACAAGTGTAGGCAAAGGTGATTCACTTATTTATTCCCAGTTGTATCCCTTTGAAGGGCTTTTGAATTACACCTCTGGTATTATTCACCATGTCAAACTTGAAG GTCTTGAACCTGGAACTAGATATTACTATAAATGTGGTGATAGTTCAATTCCAGCCATGAGCCAAGAGAATTCTTTTGAGACATTTCCAACACCTAGTTCAAAGAATTATCCTACTAGAATAGCATTTATTGGAGATTTGGGCCTCACAACTAATTCTACAACAACTATTGATCATCTAATTCACAATGATCCTTCAATGATTCTAATGGTTGGAGATTTAACATATGCAAATCAGTATCTTACAACTGGTGGAAAGGGAGCTTCATGTTTTTCGTGCGCATTTCCGAATGCACCGATTAGAGAGACCTATCAACCTCGATGGGATGGTTGGGGAAG GTTTATGGAGCCTTTGACTTCAAAAATTCCAATGATGGTTATCGAAGGGAATCATGAGATTGAACCTCAAGCTGATGGTATCACATTCAAATCATACTTGACAAGATTTGCAGTTCCTGCTGAAGAAAGTGGCTCTAAAAGTAACTTCTACTACTCTTTTGATGTTGGTGGCATACACTTTATCATGCTGGGAGCATATATTGATTACAATAGTACTG GTGCACAATTTGCTTGGTTGAAGCAAGATTTGCAAAGTGTAGACCGTAGCGTAACCCCTTGGTTAGTTGCTACAATGCATCCTCCTTGGTATAACAGCTATTCTTCACACTATCAAGAATTTGAGTGCATGAGATTGGAAATGGAAGCACTTCTATATCAATACAAAGTTGACATTGTTTTCAACGGTCAT GTTCATGCATACGAGAGGATGAATAGAGTTTATAACTACACATTAGATCCTTGTGGACCTGTTTACATAACTGTTGGAGATGGTGGAAATATTGAGAAAGTAGATGTTGATCATGCAGATGAACCTGGAAAGTGTCCTTCACCTGGAGATAACATACCAGAATTCGGAGGTGTTTGTCATTCAAATTTTTCCTCTGGTCCTGCCAAAGGAAAATTCTGTTGGAACAAACAACCTGAGTGGAGTGCTTTTAGAGAAAGTAGTTTTGGACATGGAATACTTGAG GTTGTGAATTCTACATATGCCTTATGGACATGGCATCGAAATCAAGATAGTTACAAAGAAAATGCAGTTGGTGATCAAATATACATAGTGAGGCAACCTGAATTGTGCTTCAATGAATCAAAA TCACAAAACTCCCAAAAATCACTTCCACACTCTGCTGCTCCAAGTCACATATCACAG GATTTCTCTATCATCATATCACAATTCTTTGGAGTTCTCTTTATTTATGGTTTACATTTTCAG
- the LOC123905692 gene encoding purple acid phosphatase 23 isoform X3, producing the protein MSLQISLNRLLLLLTHQLLCGFLGLLIGLNVTPLDPASIGSEVWYGKKSGKYTSVGKGDSLIYSQLYPFEGLLNYTSGIIHHVKLEGLEPGTRYYYKCGDSSIPAMSQENSFETFPTPSSKNYPTRIAFIGDLGLTTNSTTTIDHLIHNDPSMILMVGDLTYANQYLTTGGKGASCFSCAFPNAPIRETYQPRWDGWGRFMEPLTSKIPMMVIEGNHEIEPQADGITFKSYLTRFAVPAEESGSKSNFYYSFDVGGIHFIMLGAYIDYNSTGAQFAWLKQDLQSVDRSVTPWLVATMHPPWYNSYSSHYQEFECMRLEMEALLYQYKVDIVFNGHVHAYERMNRVYNYTLDPCGPVYITVGDGGNIEKVDVDHADEPGKCPSPGDNIPEFGGVCHSNFSSGPAKGKFCWNKQPEWSAFRESSFGHGILEVVNSTYALWTWHRNQDSYKENAVGDQIYIVRQPELCFNESKSQNSQKSLPHSAAPSHISQDFSIIISQFFGVLFIYGLHFQVFPSCFFN; encoded by the exons ATGTCACTGCAAATTTCCCTGAACAGATTGCTCTTGCTGTTAACTCACCAACTTCTATGTGGGTTTCTTGGGTTACTG ATTGGTCTGAATGTGACCCCACTTGATCCTGCATCTATTGGAAGTGAGGTGTGGTATGGGAAAAAGAGTGGAAAATACACAAGTGTAGGCAAAGGTGATTCACTTATTTATTCCCAGTTGTATCCCTTTGAAGGGCTTTTGAATTACACCTCTGGTATTATTCACCATGTCAAACTTGAAG GTCTTGAACCTGGAACTAGATATTACTATAAATGTGGTGATAGTTCAATTCCAGCCATGAGCCAAGAGAATTCTTTTGAGACATTTCCAACACCTAGTTCAAAGAATTATCCTACTAGAATAGCATTTATTGGAGATTTGGGCCTCACAACTAATTCTACAACAACTATTGATCATCTAATTCACAATGATCCTTCAATGATTCTAATGGTTGGAGATTTAACATATGCAAATCAGTATCTTACAACTGGTGGAAAGGGAGCTTCATGTTTTTCGTGCGCATTTCCGAATGCACCGATTAGAGAGACCTATCAACCTCGATGGGATGGTTGGGGAAG GTTTATGGAGCCTTTGACTTCAAAAATTCCAATGATGGTTATCGAAGGGAATCATGAGATTGAACCTCAAGCTGATGGTATCACATTCAAATCATACTTGACAAGATTTGCAGTTCCTGCTGAAGAAAGTGGCTCTAAAAGTAACTTCTACTACTCTTTTGATGTTGGTGGCATACACTTTATCATGCTGGGAGCATATATTGATTACAATAGTACTG GTGCACAATTTGCTTGGTTGAAGCAAGATTTGCAAAGTGTAGACCGTAGCGTAACCCCTTGGTTAGTTGCTACAATGCATCCTCCTTGGTATAACAGCTATTCTTCACACTATCAAGAATTTGAGTGCATGAGATTGGAAATGGAAGCACTTCTATATCAATACAAAGTTGACATTGTTTTCAACGGTCAT GTTCATGCATACGAGAGGATGAATAGAGTTTATAACTACACATTAGATCCTTGTGGACCTGTTTACATAACTGTTGGAGATGGTGGAAATATTGAGAAAGTAGATGTTGATCATGCAGATGAACCTGGAAAGTGTCCTTCACCTGGAGATAACATACCAGAATTCGGAGGTGTTTGTCATTCAAATTTTTCCTCTGGTCCTGCCAAAGGAAAATTCTGTTGGAACAAACAACCTGAGTGGAGTGCTTTTAGAGAAAGTAGTTTTGGACATGGAATACTTGAG GTTGTGAATTCTACATATGCCTTATGGACATGGCATCGAAATCAAGATAGTTACAAAGAAAATGCAGTTGGTGATCAAATATACATAGTGAGGCAACCTGAATTGTGCTTCAATGAATCAAAA TCACAAAACTCCCAAAAATCACTTCCACACTCTGCTGCTCCAAGTCACATATCACAG GATTTCTCTATCATCATATCACAATTCTTTGGAGTTCTCTTTATTTATGGTTTACATTTTCAG